ACACCGTCATGGCCCCTTGGGGAGAGAACGTGGCGTCATTGGGACTACGGGTAATGTACGTCGAGGATGACCCGGACATCCGCGAGGCACTGCAGGAGGTGCTCGAGGCGGCCGGCTACCACGTCACCGTCGCGGCCACGGCGGGCGAGGGACTCGAGGCGCTTCGCCGCGAGCAATTCCACCTCGTCATCACCGACTACAACCTCCCGGACTTCGACGGAGCGCGCATGCTGGCCCAGGCCGCCGAGAACGGCCTGCTCAACTGTGAGTCGCTCGTCCTCACGGGCGCCTCCCACCTCGACGGCACGGCGGGATACCGCGTCATCCGCAAGCCCATCGACGTGGACAAGTTCCTCTTCCGGATCCACGAAATCCTCGCCCCGGTGCGCGACCGCGAGCTGGTGAGGACCAAGGAGCACCTGCAACGGACCCAGCAGAAGGAAGAGGGCCAGCGGAGCGTGAAGGTCGAGCTCATGCTCTACATCAGCGAGGCCTCTCCCGCCTCGCTGCGCGCGCTCCGCAAGCTCGAGAAGCTGCTGGCGGGCTACGAGCGGTCGCAGGTCAGGCTCACGGTCGTGGACCTCGCGAAGGAGCGCCCCCCCTCGTTCGACGAGGACCGGATCGCCTTCACCCCCACGCTCGTCAAGCGCTACCCCACGCCACGGGCCTATTACCTGGGCGCCCTGGATCAGCTCCAGGCGGTGACCGACCTGCTCAATGATGTGCAGGTCGAACGGAAACGATGACCACGATGCAGAAGGTGCCAACAGGCGTACCCGGGCTCGACACCATCACGAACGGCGGCCTTCCGAGGGGACGAACCACCCTCCTGACGGGAAAGAGCGGTGCCGCGAAGAGCATCCTCGCGCTGCAGATCGCCAGCCACCTGGCCCGCTCGGGGCTCAAGACGATGGTGTTCACCGTCGAGGAGACTCCGGCGGACCTCAAGGACACCGGCGATGGGCTCGGCTTCACCACCTCGG
This window of the Archangium lipolyticum genome carries:
- a CDS encoding response regulator, yielding MYVEDDPDIREALQEVLEAAGYHVTVAATAGEGLEALRREQFHLVITDYNLPDFDGARMLAQAAENGLLNCESLVLTGASHLDGTAGYRVIRKPIDVDKFLFRIHEILAPVRDRELVRTKEHLQRTQQKEEGQRSVKVELMLYISEASPASLRALRKLEKLLAGYERSQVRLTVVDLAKERPPSFDEDRIAFTPTLVKRYPTPRAYYLGALDQLQAVTDLLNDVQVERKR